In Rattus rattus isolate New Zealand chromosome 3, Rrattus_CSIRO_v1, whole genome shotgun sequence, one genomic interval encodes:
- the Ca1 gene encoding carbonic anhydrase 1, whose product MASADWGYDSKNGPDQWSKLYPIANGNNQSPIDIKTSEAKHDSSLKPVSISYNPATAKEIVNVGHSFHVVFDDSSNQSVLKGGPLADSYRLTQFHFHWGNSNDHGSEHTVDGTKYSGELHLVHWNSAKYSSAAEAISKADGLAIIGVLMKVGPANPNLQKVLDALGSVKTKGKRAPFTNFDPSSLLPSSLDYWTYFGSLTHPPLHESVTWVICKDSISLSPEQLAQLRGLLSSAEGEPAVPVLSNHRPPQPLKGRTVRASF is encoded by the exons ATGGCAAGTGCAGACTGGGGATATGATAGCAAAAATG GTCCTGACCAATGGAGCAAACTATATCCCATTGCCAACGGAAACAACCAGTCTCCTATTGATATTAAAACCAGCGAAGCCAAACACGATTCCTCTCTGAAACCAGTCAGCATCTCCTACAATCCTGCAACTGCCAAAGAAATTGTTAACGTGGGACATTCTTTCCATGTAGTTTTTGATGACAGTAGCAACCAGTCAG TGCTGAAAGGTGGCCCTCTTGCTGATAGCTATCGGCTCACCCAGTTCCATTTTCACTGGGGCAACTCAAACGACCATGGCTCTGAACACACCGTGGATGGAACCAAATATTCTGGAGAG CTTCACTTAGTTCACTGGAATTCAGCCAAGTACTCCAGTGCTGCTGAAGCCATCTCGAAGGCTGATGGGCTGGCAATCATTGGGGTTTTGATGAAG GTTGGTCCAGCCAACCCAAACCTGCAGAAAGTACTGGATGCCCTAGGCTCAGTTAAAACTAAg GGAAAACGAGCCCCATTCACCAATTTTGACCCTTCCAGTCTCCTTCCTTCATCTCTGGATTACTGGACCTACTTTGGCTCCCTGACCCATCCTCCTCTTCATGAAAGTGTGACCTGGGTGATCTGCAAGGATAGCATCAGTCTAAGCCCAGAGCAG CTGGCACAGCTCCGTGGACTCCTGTCAAGTGCCGAGGGAGAGCCTGCGGTTCCAGTTCTGAGCAACCACCGTCCACCCCAGCCCCTGAAGGGCAGAACAGTCAGAGCCTCATTTTGA